From Arcticibacter tournemirensis, one genomic window encodes:
- a CDS encoding glycoside hydrolase family 3 C-terminal domain-containing protein gives MRVRLSQMLIVLLLFSAAAKAQTFKYPFQNYHLSFEQRVSDLVKRLTLEEKVSQMLNSSPAIQRLEIPAYDWWNETLHGVARTPFKVTVYPQAIGMAATFDQTSLFKMAEYSAIEGRAIYNKAVETGRTNERYLGLTYWTPNINIFRDPRWGRGQETYGEDPFLTAVLGDAFVRGLQGNDPKYLQAAACAKHYAVHSGPEPLRHVFDVDVSSYDLWDTYLPAFKKLVVSSKVAGVMCAYNAFRTQPCCASDLLMTDILRNQWGFKGYVTSDCWAIDDFFKNHKTHPDAASASADAVFHGTDIDCGTSAYLALVQAVKEGKITEKQIDVSIKRLFMIRFRLGMFDPPSMVKYARTPFSALESPAHREHALKMARQSIVLLKNENNTLPLKKTIKKIVVLGPNADNPISILGNYNGTPSQLSTVLQGIKDKAGKNTEVIYEKAINFTNDTLLNYEDVRKQYSFAGKLGLKAEYYNNKELSGSPVFTTTEEDINHLWQEGEMIAGGIRANNFSARYTTDFKAAVSGDLTFELEADDGYRFTVNGSVVADAWTKNRWGAKTYNLAMKKDSVYRLVLEYWQGEGKGNVRLSAGTYQRTNFAALAERFKDADAFIFAGGISPQLEGEEMKVDFPGFEGGDRTSILLPKVQTELMKALKATGKPVVFVMMTGSAIAIPWEAEHMPAILNAWYGGQAAGTAVADVIFGDYNPAGRLPVTFYKDDAELPPFSDYSMENRTYRYYKGKALYGFGYGLSYTSFNYDRATIPATVVKGKPVTVSVRVTNTGRAAGEEVVQLYLSNPDQTVKSALKSLKGFKRINLKPGESKVVAFSLTPADLSYVNEQGQSTPYSGKISLSIGGSQPDETNPTSGNLIKTTLLIK, from the coding sequence ATGAGAGTCCGCCTGAGTCAAATGCTTATAGTCTTACTGCTGTTTTCTGCAGCCGCTAAGGCTCAAACGTTTAAATATCCCTTTCAGAACTATCACTTAAGCTTCGAACAGCGGGTGTCAGACCTGGTCAAGCGCCTGACGCTTGAAGAAAAAGTATCGCAAATGCTTAATTCCTCTCCTGCAATTCAGCGGTTGGAAATACCGGCCTACGATTGGTGGAATGAAACGCTGCATGGTGTTGCACGGACGCCATTCAAAGTGACAGTCTATCCGCAGGCTATAGGAATGGCTGCTACATTTGATCAGACTTCGCTGTTCAAAATGGCAGAATACTCGGCCATAGAAGGACGGGCTATTTATAATAAAGCGGTAGAAACGGGCCGCACAAATGAAAGATACCTCGGACTGACGTACTGGACTCCCAACATTAACATCTTCCGTGATCCGAGGTGGGGCCGGGGACAGGAAACATATGGTGAAGATCCATTCCTTACCGCTGTACTGGGTGACGCTTTTGTGAGAGGGCTGCAGGGAAACGATCCGAAATATCTTCAGGCTGCGGCCTGCGCTAAACATTATGCCGTGCACAGCGGACCAGAGCCTTTACGCCATGTATTCGATGTGGATGTGAGCAGCTACGACCTTTGGGATACCTATCTTCCGGCTTTTAAAAAACTGGTAGTTTCTTCTAAGGTTGCAGGAGTGATGTGCGCATATAACGCCTTCCGCACTCAGCCCTGCTGTGCGAGCGATCTGTTAATGACCGATATTCTCAGAAACCAGTGGGGCTTTAAAGGATATGTTACTTCTGACTGCTGGGCTATAGACGATTTCTTTAAAAATCACAAGACACACCCCGATGCAGCATCCGCATCGGCCGATGCTGTGTTCCACGGTACGGATATTGACTGCGGCACCAGCGCTTATCTGGCGCTCGTTCAGGCAGTAAAAGAAGGGAAGATTACTGAAAAGCAAATCGATGTTTCTATAAAGCGTCTTTTTATGATCCGCTTCCGGCTAGGCATGTTCGACCCGCCTTCTATGGTGAAATATGCCCGAACTCCTTTCTCAGCATTGGAAAGTCCGGCGCATCGCGAGCATGCGTTAAAGATGGCCCGGCAGTCGATCGTATTGCTGAAGAACGAAAACAACACGCTTCCGCTGAAGAAAACAATTAAAAAGATCGTTGTGCTGGGACCGAATGCTGATAACCCAATTTCGATCCTCGGTAACTACAATGGTACGCCTTCTCAACTCTCTACAGTCCTCCAGGGCATTAAAGATAAAGCCGGTAAAAATACCGAAGTGATTTATGAGAAGGCTATCAATTTCACCAACGATACTCTTTTAAACTATGAGGATGTAAGAAAGCAATATTCCTTTGCTGGCAAACTGGGCCTTAAGGCGGAGTATTATAATAACAAAGAACTTAGTGGTTCGCCTGTATTTACCACAACAGAGGAGGATATCAATCATCTGTGGCAGGAGGGAGAGATGATAGCTGGCGGAATCAGGGCAAATAACTTCTCCGCAAGATACACTACAGATTTTAAAGCAGCGGTTTCGGGAGATCTCACTTTCGAGCTCGAAGCAGATGACGGATACCGGTTTACAGTAAACGGCAGTGTTGTAGCCGACGCCTGGACGAAGAACCGATGGGGAGCCAAAACCTATAATCTCGCCATGAAGAAAGATTCGGTGTACCGCCTTGTGCTCGAATACTGGCAGGGTGAAGGGAAAGGCAACGTAAGGCTCAGCGCCGGAACGTATCAACGTACAAACTTTGCCGCCCTCGCAGAACGATTCAAGGACGCCGATGCATTTATATTTGCCGGCGGAATTTCACCCCAGCTTGAAGGAGAAGAAATGAAGGTTGATTTTCCTGGTTTTGAAGGAGGCGACCGCACTTCAATATTATTGCCGAAGGTACAGACAGAACTGATGAAGGCCTTGAAGGCTACAGGTAAACCGGTGGTATTTGTAATGATGACAGGCAGCGCGATTGCAATTCCCTGGGAAGCAGAGCATATGCCGGCCATTCTGAATGCCTGGTATGGCGGACAGGCAGCTGGAACCGCAGTGGCCGATGTTATTTTCGGCGACTATAATCCCGCAGGCCGGCTTCCTGTAACTTTTTATAAAGATGATGCTGAGCTGCCACCGTTTTCGGATTACAGCATGGAAAACCGTACCTATCGGTATTATAAAGGGAAAGCTTTATATGGATTCGGTTACGGTCTCAGTTACACCTCTTTTAACTACGACAGGGCAACCATTCCTGCAACAGTGGTAAAAGGTAAACCGGTAACGGTTTCTGTGAGGGTGACGAATACAGGGCGAGCAGCTGGCGAAGAGGTTGTTCAGCTATATCTCTCCAATCCGGATCAAACCGTAAAATCGGCTTTGAAGAGTCTGAAGGGCTTTAAACGTATAAATCTCAAACCTGGTGAAAGTAAGGTAGTGGCGTTCAGTCTTACTCCCGCCGATCTTTCTTATGTGAACGAACAAGGGCAGAGCACTCCTTATTCCGGAAAAATAAGCTTGAGTATAGGGGGCAGTCAGCCTGATGAGACAAACCCAACCAGCGGAAATTTAATTAAGACGACACTCCTGATAAAATAG
- a CDS encoding alpha-glucuronidase codes for MKTRVIINIFLFAVIHMVAKADNGHDLWLRKTIANPVKVVGTGKSQKMAIAMEELNSRWLGEADATVTLTISPDKRIKPDGYRLTANNVQATTESGILYGVYELLRLQQTKQHVGTLISNPSYQYRLLNHWDNLDGSVERGYAGRSIFWKGKGNTAVTDDDRSRWAGYARACASIGINGSVLNNVNASPEVLSAASLKRVKAIADVLRPYGIRTFLSVNFSSPKLLGGLKTSDPLDPSVARWWAEKIKEIYTLVPDFGGFVVKANSEGQPGPQDFGRTHAEGANMLADALKSRGGIVMWRAFVYSSTDKDRARQAYNEFMPLDGKFHDNVIIQVKNGPIDFQPREPFSPLFGAMKRTSVMNELQITQEYLGHSKQLVFLSTMWEECLKSDTYQEGRGSTVARCTNGSIFGNKYTAIAGVANTGLDSNWTGHDFAQANWYAFGRLAWNDTLSSAQIADEWLRLTFGSNDQNEITAGKDELWNTEFLKPVKEMMLSSRETAVNYSMPLGLHHIFAANHHYGPGPWYAPTGVRPDWTPPYYHQADTIGIGFNRTSSGSKAVSQYHQPLASQFEDLNACPEIYLLWFHHLPWSYKMRSGRTLWDELCFRYDRGVQQVREYQKIWDKSRDYIDQERFLRVQSKLKQQARDAQVWKDGCLLYFQQFSRRPIPYELERPVYDLGLLESVNPLYIIPSADGEKEIIPNHY; via the coding sequence ATGAAAACTAGGGTAATTATAAATATTTTCCTTTTTGCTGTCATTCACATGGTGGCTAAAGCTGATAACGGGCACGATTTGTGGCTTCGAAAGACCATCGCCAATCCGGTAAAGGTGGTTGGTACGGGTAAGTCGCAAAAGATGGCTATCGCTATGGAGGAGTTGAACAGCAGGTGGCTGGGTGAGGCAGATGCAACTGTAACACTTACGATTAGTCCCGACAAACGGATTAAACCCGATGGCTACCGCCTCACTGCAAACAACGTACAGGCGACCACCGAGTCGGGCATTCTGTATGGTGTTTACGAGCTGTTAAGACTGCAGCAGACAAAGCAGCACGTGGGGACTCTTATTTCCAATCCTTCCTACCAATACCGTTTGCTAAACCACTGGGACAACCTCGATGGTAGCGTGGAACGTGGTTATGCTGGTCGTTCGATATTCTGGAAGGGCAAAGGCAATACTGCTGTTACTGATGACGACCGGAGTCGCTGGGCCGGGTACGCCAGGGCCTGTGCTTCCATAGGTATCAACGGAAGTGTTTTGAATAATGTCAATGCCTCACCAGAGGTGCTTTCCGCCGCCAGCCTTAAGCGTGTAAAGGCTATTGCTGATGTTTTAAGGCCTTACGGGATCAGAACGTTTCTATCTGTGAACTTTTCTTCTCCGAAGTTGCTTGGGGGATTGAAAACCTCCGATCCGCTAGATCCGTCTGTTGCACGATGGTGGGCAGAAAAGATAAAAGAGATTTACACACTGGTGCCCGACTTCGGTGGCTTTGTGGTGAAGGCAAACAGCGAAGGCCAGCCGGGTCCCCAGGATTTTGGCCGCACCCATGCCGAAGGCGCCAATATGCTTGCCGATGCACTGAAATCCAGGGGCGGAATTGTGATGTGGCGTGCCTTTGTGTACAGCTCAACCGACAAGGACCGTGCACGGCAGGCCTACAACGAATTTATGCCTTTAGATGGTAAGTTTCACGATAACGTGATTATACAGGTGAAAAACGGGCCGATTGATTTCCAGCCGAGAGAGCCATTCAGCCCTCTGTTTGGGGCGATGAAGAGAACATCTGTGATGAATGAACTGCAGATAACACAAGAATACCTGGGGCATTCTAAGCAACTGGTGTTCTTGTCGACCATGTGGGAGGAATGCCTCAAAAGTGATACTTATCAGGAAGGACGTGGAAGTACAGTCGCCCGATGCACCAACGGCAGCATTTTCGGTAACAAGTATACGGCAATCGCAGGTGTAGCTAATACAGGTCTTGACTCAAACTGGACAGGACACGATTTTGCCCAGGCCAACTGGTACGCCTTTGGCAGGCTGGCCTGGAACGATACCTTGTCGAGTGCTCAGATCGCCGATGAATGGCTGAGGCTTACTTTTGGCTCGAATGATCAGAACGAAATAACTGCGGGCAAAGACGAGCTGTGGAATACAGAGTTCCTGAAACCTGTCAAAGAAATGATGCTGAGCAGTCGCGAAACAGCTGTAAACTATTCCATGCCGCTGGGACTTCACCATATATTTGCGGCAAATCATCATTACGGTCCGGGCCCATGGTATGCGCCGACAGGGGTGAGGCCCGACTGGACACCTCCTTATTATCATCAGGCCGACACTATAGGCATAGGCTTCAATCGTACCAGCAGTGGCAGTAAGGCAGTAAGTCAGTACCACCAGCCGCTCGCATCTCAGTTTGAAGATTTGAACGCCTGCCCGGAAATCTATTTGTTATGGTTTCATCATCTTCCATGGAGCTATAAGATGAGAAGTGGACGTACCTTATGGGACGAACTTTGCTTCCGTTACGATCGGGGGGTGCAGCAGGTGAGGGAGTATCAGAAGATCTGGGATAAGAGCCGCGATTATATAGATCAGGAGCGTTTTCTCCGTGTACAGAGCAAACTGAAGCAGCAGGCGCGCGATGCGCAGGTATGGAAAGACGGCTGCCTCCTGTACTTTCAGCAGTTTAGCAGACGTCCAATCCCGTACGAACTTGAAAGGCCGGTTTATGATTTAGGCTTACTTGAATCTGTAAATCCGCTGTATATCATTCCTTCAGCAGACGGCGAAAAGGAAATTATTCCTAATCACTATTAA
- a CDS encoding glycoside hydrolase family 43 protein, protein MPEEPIDHIDFEDLNKRAISSPLVNHIYTADPSAHVFEGRIYVYPSHDIEAGIPFDDLGSHFAMEDYHVLSMDTPEGKATDHGVALHVKDVPWAKRQMWAPDAACKEGTYYLYFPAKKADNIFQIGVATSKSPSGPFIAEAEPIQGSYSIDPAVFEDEGKYYMYFGGIWGGQLQSYRNNTYSEANEEPLPNEVALGPRVALLSNDMKQFAEPVREIVINDEHGKPLLAGDNERRFFEASWMHKYNGKYYFSYSTGDTHLICYAVGDSPYGPFTYRGVILNPVVGWTSHHSIMEFQGTWYLFYHDSSLSKGVTHLRSVKATPLTHMPDGSIQTIDPYRAK, encoded by the coding sequence ATGCCAGAAGAACCTATTGATCATATTGATTTTGAAGATTTAAACAAGCGGGCTATATCATCGCCCCTTGTTAACCATATCTATACCGCCGATCCTTCAGCACATGTCTTTGAAGGCCGGATATATGTTTATCCCTCTCACGATATTGAAGCGGGAATCCCTTTCGACGATCTGGGAAGTCACTTCGCCATGGAAGACTATCATGTATTATCCATGGACACTCCTGAAGGGAAAGCTACAGATCACGGCGTGGCCCTTCATGTGAAAGACGTTCCATGGGCTAAGCGGCAAATGTGGGCGCCCGATGCAGCCTGTAAAGAGGGAACTTACTATTTGTACTTCCCGGCAAAAAAGGCGGATAACATATTCCAGATCGGGGTAGCAACGAGCAAGTCTCCTTCAGGTCCATTTATTGCAGAGGCCGAACCCATACAAGGCAGCTATTCCATTGATCCGGCTGTTTTTGAAGACGAGGGAAAATACTATATGTACTTCGGGGGTATCTGGGGAGGACAATTGCAGTCTTACAGGAATAATACCTATAGCGAAGCTAACGAAGAGCCGCTACCGAATGAAGTCGCCCTTGGTCCCCGTGTGGCCTTGCTCAGCAACGACATGAAGCAGTTTGCAGAACCGGTGAGGGAGATCGTCATCAACGATGAACACGGAAAACCCCTTCTTGCTGGCGACAATGAAAGGCGCTTTTTTGAAGCCTCCTGGATGCATAAATACAATGGTAAATATTACTTCTCTTACTCAACGGGCGATACTCATCTCATTTGCTATGCAGTGGGAGATTCGCCTTACGGACCATTTACATACAGAGGAGTAATTCTTAATCCGGTGGTTGGCTGGACCAGTCATCACTCCATAATGGAATTTCAGGGGACATGGTATTTGTTTTACCACGATTCATCACTTTCAAAAGGAGTTACACATCTTCGCTCCGTTAAAGCAACACCTCTAACACATATGCCCGACGGTAGTATTCAAACCATTGATCCGTACCGGGCCAAATAA
- a CDS encoding MFS transporter: MPDLISKVPETQPDAVKAQHMPSQKLSVLEKIGYSLGDLAANLIFQTLMAFLAFFYTDIYKIPAASAGVVMLVGGVVGAFFNLAMGAIADRTNTRWGKFRPWVLWTAVPFGVISLLAFSTPGFNETGKVVYAFITYFLLVLVYSANNLPYSALSGVLTGDMKERNSLASYRFVAVMIAQFTIQVLLLPLALSLGDGDKAKGFEKVMLVFAITGVVCFIITFLTTRERISPPKEQKTPVMQDLSDLTKNKPWIIMLVLTILVFVTLATKGGMNIFYFKYYLTEESQVRFLNSVGFDNIIRWLGNVFTPKAFDEFSKPGSAPYAVASFTSAFSTISMIIGIFFSKPLADRFGKRNIFGWFLFLSAFCLIMINFYPPTAVGPTFATQIVHGFLYGITIPLLWAMIADVADYSEWKNNRRATAIIFSAMIFGLKVGLSIGGALSAWLLSIFGYIPDALVQPQTATTGIRMLISIIPGFIFIVGAALLLMYPIDKKTEVQIEQDLKERR; encoded by the coding sequence ATGCCCGATTTAATTAGTAAAGTACCAGAAACTCAACCCGACGCCGTTAAAGCGCAGCATATGCCCTCACAGAAACTATCAGTCCTCGAGAAGATAGGCTACAGTTTAGGTGATTTAGCAGCAAACCTTATTTTTCAGACGCTGATGGCATTTCTTGCCTTCTTCTATACCGATATTTATAAGATCCCTGCTGCTTCAGCCGGCGTAGTGATGCTGGTCGGTGGTGTTGTTGGAGCCTTCTTTAACCTGGCAATGGGCGCGATTGCAGACCGTACCAACACTCGATGGGGTAAATTCAGGCCCTGGGTGCTGTGGACAGCTGTACCTTTTGGCGTTATTTCCCTCCTCGCCTTTTCCACTCCCGGTTTTAACGAGACCGGGAAAGTAGTATATGCTTTCATTACCTACTTTTTGCTGGTTCTGGTTTATTCGGCCAACAACCTTCCCTATTCGGCACTCAGCGGAGTGCTTACAGGTGACATGAAAGAACGTAACAGTCTTGCTTCCTATCGCTTTGTAGCAGTGATGATCGCGCAGTTTACCATCCAGGTTTTGCTGCTCCCCCTCGCGCTGTCGCTCGGTGACGGCGATAAAGCAAAAGGTTTTGAGAAGGTTATGCTCGTATTTGCAATTACAGGGGTTGTATGTTTCATCATCACCTTTCTTACCACAAGGGAAAGGATCTCCCCTCCTAAAGAGCAGAAAACACCTGTGATGCAGGATTTATCCGATCTTACAAAGAATAAGCCCTGGATTATTATGCTCGTTCTTACAATACTGGTGTTTGTGACACTTGCCACAAAAGGAGGAATGAACATTTTCTACTTTAAATATTATCTGACAGAAGAAAGCCAGGTGAGATTTCTCAATTCTGTGGGCTTCGACAACATTATCAGGTGGCTCGGCAACGTATTCACGCCTAAGGCATTCGACGAATTTTCGAAGCCAGGCAGCGCACCTTATGCTGTAGCCAGTTTTACCAGTGCGTTCAGCACTATTTCGATGATCATCGGGATCTTCTTTTCGAAACCTCTGGCGGACCGGTTTGGAAAGCGCAACATATTCGGATGGTTCCTGTTCCTGTCGGCTTTTTGTTTAATCATGATCAACTTCTATCCACCGACGGCAGTGGGTCCCACATTTGCAACACAAATAGTACATGGCTTCCTGTACGGGATAACCATCCCACTTTTATGGGCAATGATTGCCGACGTAGCCGACTACAGCGAGTGGAAGAACAACAGGAGAGCAACAGCGATAATCTTTTCGGCAATGATATTTGGATTAAAGGTCGGCTTGAGTATCGGAGGAGCTTTATCCGCCTGGCTATTAAGCATATTCGGATACATTCCTGATGCACTTGTTCAGCCACAAACAGCCACAACAGGTATCAGGATGCTCATCAGTATCATTCCTGGATTTATATTTATTGTGGGAGCCGCTCTCCTCTTAATGTACCCGATTGATAAGAAAACTGAGGTACAAATAGAGCAGGATCTTAAAGAACGTAGATAG